One Camelina sativa cultivar DH55 chromosome 3, Cs, whole genome shotgun sequence genomic window carries:
- the LOC104770759 gene encoding putative pectate lyase 2 has translation MASLFLTVSLLFATFSSSLVEAAYYSNGYTTVPKLLLNPIDSCWRRNPSWAYNRRALADCAVGFGKAAVGGKYGSIYVVTNPSDDPENPRPGTLRHAVIQSKPLWITFARDMVIVLRNELIMNSYKTIDGRGAKVEIAYGPCITIQHVSHVIIHGISIHDCKPGKSGRVRSSPTHIGNRKGSDGDAIAIFDSSHIWIDHCYFSRCQDGLIDVLHASTAVTISNNYFTQHDKVMLLGHNDNNVEDKIMRVTIAFNHFGPGLIERMPRVRRGYAHVANNRYEKWQMYAIGGSADPTIFSEGNYFVASDDLSKKQVTKRIDSGYDWTRWKWRTSKDVFKNGFVPSGYGTVTPLYRRAEWFPVSHGSLAPSLTSSAGPLRCYSGRIC, from the exons ATGGCTTCACTTTTCTTAACAGTTTCACTTCTCTTTgcaactttctcttcttctcttgtagAAGCTGCTTATTACAGTAATGGTTACACTACCGTTCCCAAATTATTACTAAATCCTATCGATTCTTGCTGGCGTAGAAATCCTAGTTGGGCGTACAACCGTCGTGCCCTTGCCGATTGCGCTGTAGGGTTTGGAAAAGCTGCGGTTGGGGGAAAATACGGGTCGATCTACGTGGTTACAAACCCATCAGACGACCCCGAAAACCCTAGACCCGGAACTCTTAGACACGCCGTGATCCAATCTAAACCACTATGGATCACATTCGCACGTGACATGGTCATAGTGTTGCGAAACGAACTCATCATGAACAGCTACAAGACGATCGACGGAAGAGGTGCAAAAGTAGAAATTGCATATGGTCCATGCATAACGATCCAACATGTGAGCCACGTCATTATACATGGGATAAGTATCCATGATTGTAAACCGGGTAAGTCAGGTCGAGTGCGGAGCAGCCCGACTCATATTGGCAACCGGAAAGGATCAGATGGTGATGCAATCGCTATTTTTGATTCTTCACATATCTGGATTGATCATTGTTACTTTTCTCGGTGTCAAGATGGTTTGATCGATGTGCTTCATGCTTCTACGGCCGTTACTATTTCTAACAACTACTTCACGCAGCATGATAAA GTGATGTTACTCGGACATAATGACAATAATGTGGAGGATAAAATCATGAGAGTTACAATTGCATTCAACCATTTTGGACCAGGTCTCATTGAGAGGATGCCGAG GGTGAGGAGAGGGTATGCGCACGTAGCAAACAATAGGTACGAGAAATGGCAAATGTATGCGATCGGAGGAAGTGCTGATCCAACCATTTTTAGTGAAGGCAACTACTTCGTTGCTTCTGATGACTTAAGCAAAAAACAG GTGACAAAGAGAATAGATAGTGGATATGATTGGACGAGATGGAAATGGAGAACGTCCAAAGACGTTTTCAAGAACGGATTCGTGCCTTCTGGCTACGGAACCGTCACACCATTGTACAGAAGAGCAGAGTGGTTTCCTGTGTCCCACGGATCTCTGGCCCCTTCTCTTACTTCTTCCGCCGGTCCTCTCCGTTGCTACTCCGGCAGGATTTGCTAA
- the LOC104770769 gene encoding stigma-specific STIG1-like protein 3 produces MNTFKISYFIMVLIVVLAIAITLSEPLRVEAKHQDKNSHQEIAATARNKGRKRIGAAMTCDKSSKVCRLKGSPGRDCCRKRCVDLRTNKLNCGRCGKSCQYSEVCCNGYCVNPMFDKRHCGGCFKKCKKGRSCAYGMCSYA; encoded by the coding sequence ATGAATACATTCAAGATATCCTATTTCATTATGGTACTCATAGTGGTCTTAGCCATTGCTATAACACTCAGCGAACCGCTAAGGGTCGAGGCGAAGCATCAAGACAAGAACAGTCATCAAGAGATAGCCGCTACTGCAAGGAACAAAGGTAGGAAACGTATAGGTGCAGCAATGACATGTGACAAAAGCTCCAAAGTATGTCGTCTCAAAGGCAGTCCAGGTCGTGATTGTTGTCGTAAGAGGTGCGTCGACCTGAGAACCAACAAATTGAACTGTGGAAGATGTGGAAAAAGCTGTCAATACTCGGAGGTTTGTTGCAACGGATATTGTGTAAACCCAATGTTTGACAAGAGACACTGCGGAGGTTGCTTTAAGAAGTGTAAGAAAGGGAGATCGTGTGCCTATGGGATGTGCAGCTATGCATAA